The DNA region AAAATTTTTTTTTAGATGAAATACATAAGTATAAAAATTGGGAACAGGAAATCAAAAACATCTATGACTTTTACGATGATATTAAAATTATTTTTTCCGGCAGTTCAAGTATTAATATTAAACAAGCTAAATATGATCTTTCAAGAAGATGCGTTACATATATTCTAAATGGATTATCTTTTAGAGAATTTTTAAATATTAAATATGGTGAAAAATATAAACATTACGACTTTCAGGAATTAATAGAGAATTATCGAGATATAGCCTTTAATATAGCCGAAAATAATAAAATCCTTCTGGATTTTCAGGAATATTACAAGTATGGATATTATCCTATATATTCGGAGGAAAAAACAAAGGAAAAAAACAAATAAAAAATAAAATAGAAAATTCTTTTATTATAAAGGATGATATATTATATGGTGAAAAAGGGATAATTCCGTTATATCTTTTTGGGTTTCTATATTAATAAAAAATTTCAAATGCATTTTGTTTAGTATATAAAAAGTTTTAATTTTTTAAAATAAAAAAAATTTAAACCGATGCCCGCGGAAGCGTGTATATAGCCGTAGGCGTGTAACATCGGAGGAGAGCGATAGCTCAAAAATTTTTTTAATAAAATCTAAATTTTAATCAAAAAACCCGCCGTAGGCGTGTAACACCGGAGGAAAGCCATGAGAAAAAAAATACCATATGGAAAACAAAATTTTGAATGGGTAATAATGCAGAATTATTATTACATAGACAGAACAGAATATATAGAAAAATTAGAATCATTGAATGAAACTAATATAGTGTTTTTAAGGCCAAGGAAATTTGGGAAAACATTATTTTTAGATACACTTGTAAAGTATTATGATATCAATTATGCAGAGAAATTTGAAAAATTATTTAAAGACCTATACATAGGAAAAAATCCAACGCCATTAAAAAACAGTTATTATATCTTGTATATGGACTTTTCTGGGATACAAACAGAAAATAAAGAAAAATTAATAAGTAGTTTTAAAAATAAAATAATAAGTGCATTAAAAGGATTTAACACAAGATATAAACAAGATATAACAATCAAAGAAGAATATAGCGAACCAGCAGATATAATGAATACATTTCTATCAGAAGCAGTGGATAGTTTAGATAAACCAATATACTTACTAATAGACGAATACGACCACTTTGCAAATGAACTATTGAGTTTTAACCTTGATTTATTCAAAGACAGCGTAATAAAACATGGATTTGTAAGAAAATTCTACGAAGAAATAAAAAAAGGAACAAAAACAATAATAGAAAGACTATTCATGACAGGTGTAAGTCCAATAATGCTGGACTCATTAACCAGTGGATTTAACATAACAATGAATATAACATTAGCACCAG from Marinitoga sp. 1197 includes:
- a CDS encoding ATP-binding protein: MLGAKGTGKTTLMLQLIKEKYDLSKTIYMSLDHIFFLENNLINVIESLYTRYGIKNFFLDEIHKYKNWEQEIKNIYDFYDDIKIIFSGSSSINIKQAKYDLSRRCVTYILNGLSFREFLNIKYGEKYKHYDFQELIENYRDIAFNIAENNKILLDFQEYYKYGYYPIYSEEKTKEKNK
- a CDS encoding AAA family ATPase; translated protein: MRKKIPYGKQNFEWVIMQNYYYIDRTEYIEKLESLNETNIVFLRPRKFGKTLFLDTLVKYYDINYAEKFEKLFKDLYIGKNPTPLKNSYYILYMDFSGIQTENKEKLISSFKNKIISALKGFNTRYKQDITIKEEYSEPADIMNTFLSEAVDSLDKPIYLLIDEYDHFANELLSFNLDLFKDSVIKHGFVRKFYEEIKKGTKTIIERLFMTGVSPIMLDSLTSGFNITMNITLAP